From a region of the Vaginimicrobium propionicum genome:
- a CDS encoding carbohydrate ABC transporter permease, with protein MNFVNKHIKTTFIAPAIIYTALVLIFPLLYTVYVSFTAWSGSALNEPRWLGLGNYVAMFTTDPRFVPAIWRTLGFTVVTVFVEVFLGYLVALLLRKPFRGERLVRTVILLPVVATPVAIAMAWMLILDPNIGIMNIVFNQLGLPAQQFLADPKHALGWLILVDIWQWTPMMILILLAGLTALPEDPYEAAIVDGASAWQRFWHLTFPLMLPSMFSAIVLRLVDSLKTFDLIYSTTKGGPGTATETLNIYGFMQAFEYTNFGKSSAVIVVFIAIVLAVTLLTSKVQTQAERVLK; from the coding sequence ATGAATTTTGTGAACAAACACATTAAGACTACGTTCATTGCGCCGGCCATCATATACACAGCGTTAGTTCTTATTTTCCCTTTGCTGTACACGGTTTATGTCAGTTTTACCGCGTGGAGTGGAAGCGCGTTGAATGAACCACGATGGTTGGGTTTGGGTAACTATGTGGCGATGTTCACAACTGACCCAAGGTTTGTTCCGGCTATCTGGCGAACTTTAGGTTTTACGGTTGTGACAGTATTCGTTGAGGTGTTCCTTGGGTACCTAGTCGCATTATTATTACGTAAACCATTTCGTGGGGAACGTCTGGTTCGGACGGTTATTTTACTTCCGGTTGTCGCCACACCAGTTGCGATAGCTATGGCTTGGATGCTGATTCTTGATCCAAATATTGGCATCATGAATATCGTTTTTAATCAGCTAGGTTTACCGGCTCAGCAATTCTTGGCTGATCCAAAACATGCACTCGGTTGGCTCATTCTTGTCGATATTTGGCAGTGGACGCCTATGATGATTTTGATTCTGTTAGCCGGACTGACTGCGCTGCCAGAGGATCCTTACGAGGCGGCGATAGTTGATGGTGCGTCTGCTTGGCAGCGTTTCTGGCACTTAACGTTTCCACTGATGCTGCCGTCGATGTTTTCCGCTATCGTATTGCGGCTTGTAGACTCCTTAAAGACCTTCGATTTGATCTATTCCACGACCAAAGGCGGTCCTGGTACGGCAACTGAAACTTTGAATATTTACGGATTCATGCAGGCCTTCGAGTACACGAATTTTGGTAAGTCTTCAGCAGTTATTGTCGTGTTCATAGCAATAGTGCTAGCGGTCACCCTGCTTACCAGTAAAGTTCAGACGCAAGCGGAACGGGTCTTGAAATGA
- a CDS encoding carbohydrate ABC transporter permease, with translation MSVTQLQQRSIRRKKVNAFDIFRGIAITFVALVCAFPIVWMILSSFKLNVDIYNPDKLFIFDATFRNYQTVMTASNIPQSAWHSIVVAVGATLVSLLIGLPAAYVIARFTMRTTSVVLLLVRMLPGITYLVPWYILLTKFKLVGSYFSLIMSHMVITMPMVIWIMISFFDGVPTDMEEAGRVDGLSRAGAFVRIVLPMSVPGIATASLLSFIFSWNQLLFSMILGASTKKTLPVALFDFVGYASIDWGGLMAAAVLMTLPIFAFSLFAQKYIVSGLASGATKG, from the coding sequence ATGAGTGTTACACAATTGCAGCAGCGATCTATTCGACGCAAAAAAGTTAATGCCTTTGATATCTTTCGTGGGATTGCGATTACTTTTGTAGCGTTGGTGTGTGCGTTTCCTATTGTCTGGATGATTTTGTCATCATTCAAACTAAATGTAGATATTTATAATCCAGATAAATTATTCATTTTCGACGCAACGTTTCGTAATTACCAAACGGTCATGACAGCCAGTAATATTCCGCAGTCTGCATGGCATTCCATTGTTGTTGCCGTTGGGGCGACTTTGGTCTCGCTTCTTATCGGCTTGCCGGCAGCCTACGTTATTGCCAGGTTTACGATGCGTACTACCAGTGTTGTGTTGTTGCTGGTCAGGATGCTCCCGGGAATTACATACCTTGTCCCGTGGTACATATTGCTGACCAAATTCAAGTTAGTGGGTTCTTATTTCTCGCTGATAATGAGCCATATGGTAATCACGATGCCGATGGTTATCTGGATCATGATTAGTTTCTTCGATGGCGTGCCAACGGATATGGAAGAAGCTGGTCGCGTTGATGGTCTTTCTCGTGCCGGAGCTTTTGTTCGAATTGTGCTTCCCATGTCGGTTCCTGGCATTGCCACAGCATCATTGCTTTCATTTATCTTTTCGTGGAATCAATTGTTGTTTTCTATGATTCTCGGTGCATCTACAAAAAAGACTTTGCCAGTTGCGCTGTTTGACTTCGTTGGTTACGCAAGTATTGATTGGGGCGGTTTAATGGCGGCGGCAGTCCTCATGACCTTGCCTATCTTCGCTTTTTCCCTGTTTGCACAGAAATACATCGTTTCCGGGCTAGCTTCCGGTGCTACAAAAGGATGA
- a CDS encoding transketolase, translating into MKKYPTNCSHLEADSVNTLRLLSLDQVYRAKSGHFGFPLGAAAIIHTIFSRHLSFDPFHPEWANRDRFVLSAGHGSAMLYAQLHLAKYDVSLDDLKSFRKLGSKTPGHPERGVTPGVEVTTGPLGQGVANGVGLAVAERYLRATLPSGSIDHYVYVLASDGDLMEGISYEAASLAGIWGLDRLIVFYDDNDVVIDSHASEVLSSDAICASWQAVGWNVVTVEDGMDIASIDAAIKEAKSQSSKPTLIRVKSLIGAGSPLAGTSACHGGSPSSDIYDETRASIGVASENGFFVPEEVSQFWDEVVASNKAKRERWLSVISTEVLRMFENGCWQGWGNVCEELSSIQIPDKPMATRRTSEAVLAYLAEKTPMLIGGSADLEEATGVRRGSAGVFGKDHPSGANLRFGVREHAMGAIVNGIAAHSILLPFGSTFMMFASYQMNAIRMASLQGLPSLFIFSHDSVLIGEDGPTHQPIEILPALRAIPGLRVLRPADMRETINAWREIILDPKPTALILSRPDLPQLPKQQTFWPNEGAYVVHSDPEPKVALFASGSEVGISLEAANHCGIAATVVSVPDVSALEDWTPADWQSVAPTNIPRIVVEAANPMSWYRVLRPGDETVAIETFGASAPPDVLAKEFGFTSENVCKVMKRLIHQD; encoded by the coding sequence ATGAAAAAATATCCTACTAATTGTTCGCACCTTGAGGCAGATTCTGTAAACACTTTGCGGTTACTAAGTCTAGATCAGGTTTACAGGGCGAAATCAGGTCATTTTGGTTTTCCACTAGGTGCAGCGGCGATAATCCACACTATTTTTTCTAGACATCTGAGCTTCGATCCGTTTCATCCAGAATGGGCGAACCGCGACAGGTTTGTATTATCTGCAGGACATGGAAGTGCGATGCTATATGCGCAACTCCATCTGGCGAAATACGATGTTAGCCTTGATGATTTGAAGAGTTTCCGGAAGCTTGGTTCAAAAACTCCGGGTCATCCTGAGAGGGGAGTAACTCCCGGCGTTGAAGTGACAACAGGACCATTGGGGCAGGGTGTGGCCAACGGGGTTGGGTTAGCCGTAGCGGAGCGCTATCTTCGAGCGACTTTGCCTAGCGGTTCGATAGACCACTATGTTTACGTGTTAGCTTCAGATGGCGACTTAATGGAGGGGATTAGCTATGAAGCAGCCTCTCTTGCAGGTATCTGGGGGCTTGATCGATTAATAGTTTTCTACGATGATAACGATGTTGTCATTGATTCTCATGCTAGTGAAGTACTGTCATCGGATGCGATTTGCGCGTCATGGCAAGCAGTGGGTTGGAATGTAGTGACTGTAGAAGATGGTATGGATATTGCCTCCATTGATGCAGCCATTAAAGAAGCGAAATCTCAGTCTTCCAAGCCGACTCTGATACGTGTGAAGAGCTTAATCGGTGCCGGCTCTCCGCTGGCGGGTACTTCTGCATGTCATGGTGGCTCGCCATCGTCAGATATCTATGACGAGACTAGAGCCAGTATCGGTGTAGCCAGCGAGAATGGATTTTTTGTTCCAGAAGAGGTCTCGCAATTTTGGGATGAGGTAGTCGCTTCGAATAAGGCCAAGCGCGAGCGCTGGCTGTCGGTCATTAGTACTGAAGTTCTCAGAATGTTCGAGAATGGGTGTTGGCAAGGTTGGGGCAATGTTTGTGAGGAGCTGTCGAGCATCCAAATTCCCGATAAGCCAATGGCCACTAGAAGAACTAGTGAAGCAGTCTTGGCCTATCTGGCTGAAAAGACGCCAATGCTTATCGGTGGATCAGCTGATCTCGAGGAAGCGACTGGCGTTAGACGTGGATCGGCTGGCGTTTTCGGTAAAGATCACCCGTCTGGAGCCAACCTAAGGTTTGGTGTCAGAGAGCATGCCATGGGTGCAATTGTCAATGGTATTGCTGCGCACTCGATTCTTTTGCCATTTGGATCTACGTTCATGATGTTCGCTAGCTACCAGATGAATGCCATCCGAATGGCGTCGCTTCAGGGGCTACCCTCACTGTTCATCTTCAGCCATGACAGCGTGCTAATTGGTGAAGATGGGCCTACTCACCAGCCAATCGAGATTTTGCCAGCATTGCGGGCGATACCTGGGCTGCGCGTGTTGCGGCCGGCGGATATGAGGGAAACCATCAATGCGTGGAGGGAAATTATTCTGGATCCAAAACCAACTGCGCTAATTCTCTCGCGCCCTGATCTACCGCAGCTTCCTAAGCAACAGACATTTTGGCCTAATGAGGGTGCCTACGTGGTGCATAGTGATCCTGAGCCTAAAGTTGCATTATTTGCTTCTGGTAGCGAGGTTGGTATCTCGCTGGAGGCAGCTAATCACTGTGGTATAGCGGCAACTGTAGTTTCGGTTCCCGATGTTAGTGCCTTGGAGGATTGGACGCCTGCCGATTGGCAAAGTGTGGCACCAACCAACATTCCACGAATTGTCGTGGAAGCGGCTAATCCAATGAGTTGGTATCGAGTTCTACGTCCTGGGGATGAAACCGTTGCCATAGAAACCTTTGGCGCTTCGGCTCCGCCGGACGTACTAGCCAAAGAGTTTGGGTTTACGTCCGAAAACGTGTGCAAGGTGATGAAGCGTTTGATTCATCAGGATTAG
- a CDS encoding YesL family protein — protein MRSVWERLTGFCQLVMDWFLLSVAWMFGLTLGFVVVGFAPATCALMGTAHERFTNGSGLSPWVLYWRKYRKWFTHSFRVLLPTNLILACLLGDYVFTLRLFGEEMGKIIAIFAGFLIVVVGLSLIHQIREVDYLDYH, from the coding sequence ATGAGGTCGGTTTGGGAACGACTCACTGGTTTTTGTCAACTAGTCATGGATTGGTTTCTTCTATCGGTTGCCTGGATGTTTGGTCTCACGCTCGGCTTCGTTGTTGTAGGTTTTGCCCCAGCTACGTGTGCGCTCATGGGTACAGCGCATGAGCGTTTTACAAACGGGAGCGGCCTGTCACCTTGGGTTCTTTATTGGCGTAAATATAGGAAATGGTTTACGCATTCTTTCCGAGTTCTGTTGCCCACAAATTTAATTTTGGCGTGTCTCTTAGGAGATTACGTATTCACGCTCCGTCTGTTCGGCGAAGAAATGGGGAAAATCATTGCAATTTTTGCAGGATTTCTGATTGTAGTAGTCGGGTTAAGTTTGATTCATCAGATACGCGAAGTGGACTATCTCGACTACCACTAG
- a CDS encoding HigA family addiction module antitoxin, whose amino-acid sequence MKNPVYPGAVIREDFLDELGISVTRASQKLGVSRVTLSRVLSGKAALTPNLALRLELAGIGNARLWLDMQTAYDLSQARNRELPNVERLVTA is encoded by the coding sequence ATGAAGAATCCGGTGTATCCGGGGGCTGTAATTCGTGAGGATTTCCTGGACGAACTGGGCATTTCCGTGACGAGGGCGAGCCAGAAGCTTGGCGTTTCTAGGGTTACGCTATCGCGCGTTTTGAGCGGCAAAGCAGCTTTGACGCCGAACCTGGCTTTGCGGTTAGAGTTAGCGGGCATTGGCAATGCTCGGCTTTGGCTTGATATGCAGACTGCATATGACCTAAGCCAAGCACGTAACCGAGAGCTACCCAACGTAGAACGCCTTGTGACGGCCTGA
- a CDS encoding carbohydrate ABC transporter permease, with translation MSNTVKNNNVGIRAAKFIVRVILCLVFGLPLVFMIVSSFKSDVDIFADLTSIRAFLPIGQLTVDNYVGVFNRVPFARFMLNSTFISVCTVALGIIVNSMAAFALTRIRFKGHKLVLTLVIATLIVPFETMALPMLWWMNQLPWIDANGISQGWLDTYPVQIIPFVASAFSIYLFYQYFDSIPRELDEAAKVDGAGWFRIYRSVVMPLSGPAIATVAILTFLPAWNSYLWPLMSVQSEELRPAMVGIDYFKQLNVSWGQIMAYATLITAPVLVMFIAFQRQFISSIASSGVKG, from the coding sequence ATGAGCAACACTGTAAAAAATAACAATGTCGGTATTCGGGCGGCTAAATTTATAGTTCGCGTCATTTTATGTCTTGTTTTTGGACTACCACTTGTTTTCATGATTGTGTCCAGTTTTAAGTCGGACGTAGATATATTTGCCGATTTAACTTCTATTCGGGCATTCTTGCCAATTGGACAACTCACCGTGGATAACTATGTCGGGGTTTTCAATCGCGTGCCGTTTGCCCGCTTTATGTTGAACTCAACATTTATCTCAGTATGCACCGTTGCACTTGGTATCATAGTTAACTCAATGGCTGCTTTCGCTTTAACTAGAATCCGTTTTAAGGGTCATAAATTAGTATTGACTTTGGTAATTGCTACCCTAATTGTTCCATTTGAAACAATGGCACTGCCAATGCTTTGGTGGATGAATCAATTGCCGTGGATAGATGCCAACGGAATCTCCCAAGGCTGGCTGGACACCTATCCGGTTCAAATTATCCCATTCGTTGCATCAGCTTTTTCAATTTATTTGTTTTACCAATATTTTGACTCTATCCCCAGGGAATTAGACGAAGCTGCAAAAGTTGACGGAGCTGGCTGGTTTAGGATTTACCGCAGTGTCGTAATGCCGTTATCAGGACCGGCAATCGCAACGGTAGCTATCCTAACATTCTTGCCAGCATGGAACTCCTACCTCTGGCCGCTGATGTCCGTCCAAAGTGAAGAGCTTAGGCCGGCCATGGTGGGTATTGATTACTTCAAGCAGTTAAATGTGTCTTGGGGACAGATTATGGCCTATGCCACATTGATTACTGCGCCAGTGTTGGTTATGTTCATCGCGTTCCAACGTCAGTTCATTAGCTCAATCGCTTCCTCCGGCGTGAAAGGTTAG
- a CDS encoding carbohydrate ABC transporter permease, translating into MSTSTIKRADSLKNTDRKKELAGWAMFAPAGILLLVFLIIPIILTFGLAFTDSKLISPNPPQFIGLDNFTRLFSSDTFWISLRNTIIFAAVVVPVQSGIALLLAILINGKFRGVNFFRTVYFLPVVTSMVVVSMLWMFMYQPNGLINTVLEKIGITGPDWLGDTHSALPAIIVMSIWQAVGMHMVIWLAGLQTIPGELYEAAQMDGASRWAQFKNVTWPGLTQTRTFILITITIAAFSLFTQINIMTQGGPRDATSTLVYQAVRTGFQQQQTGYAATISLVFFALVLIVNLIQRFLTRDKEL; encoded by the coding sequence ATGAGTACATCAACCATCAAGCGGGCAGATAGCCTTAAAAATACTGACCGTAAAAAAGAATTAGCTGGATGGGCAATGTTCGCTCCAGCGGGAATATTGTTGCTGGTTTTTCTGATTATTCCAATTATTCTAACCTTCGGTTTAGCATTCACTGACAGCAAACTTATTTCACCTAATCCACCACAGTTTATTGGCCTCGACAACTTCACCAGGCTGTTTAGTTCAGACACATTTTGGATTTCACTACGAAATACTATAATTTTCGCTGCCGTCGTTGTGCCAGTACAGTCTGGCATCGCACTGCTTTTGGCGATATTAATTAACGGGAAGTTCCGAGGCGTGAACTTCTTTAGAACCGTATATTTCCTTCCAGTAGTTACTTCGATGGTCGTTGTTTCCATGTTGTGGATGTTTATGTATCAACCCAACGGGCTTATTAACACGGTGCTGGAGAAAATTGGTATCACTGGACCTGACTGGTTAGGCGACACTCACAGTGCACTGCCAGCCATTATTGTCATGTCAATCTGGCAAGCAGTAGGTATGCACATGGTTATCTGGCTTGCCGGTTTGCAAACAATTCCAGGAGAACTCTATGAAGCCGCCCAAATGGATGGCGCCTCTAGATGGGCTCAATTCAAAAATGTTACTTGGCCAGGGCTAACGCAAACCCGCACTTTTATCCTTATAACAATAACGATTGCAGCATTCTCCTTGTTCACCCAGATCAACATCATGACCCAAGGAGGCCCGCGAGACGCCACATCTACCCTGGTCTATCAAGCGGTTCGCACGGGATTCCAGCAACAGCAAACTGGCTATGCAGCAACGATTTCTCTAGTCTTTTTTGCTTTGGTGTTAATCGTTAATCTAATTCAGCGTTTCCTAACTCGGGACAAGGAACTGTGA
- a CDS encoding sugar ABC transporter substrate-binding protein, with the protein MHLASPRKAWSKMTNRKLWQKIAAVSAAGVLLLSAGCTKGSTGAGGDSNTIKLWTHNAGNEKELAAGQEIVDDFNASQDKWKVEVQAFPQDSYNQSVVSAASSKSLPCILDVDAPNVPNWAWAGYLAPIEGLDERLSEFLPSTVGRYNDKIYSYGHYDVALTMVARKSVLEAAGIRVATVEQPWNKDELMDALSKLKATSNYEYVLDMGTGGSGEWWPYAFSPFLQSFGGDLVNRDNYESAEGVLNGPGALAWGNWLQTLVNEGYMAKKSGTDSTLDFVNGKTALMWNGGWAAKDTREAFGDDVVFMPPPDMGKGPKIGGGSWQWALSSGCSNPEAAQEFMKFMAQDKYVVSLATATKTIPTTATAAQSVEGYATGGENEIFRQLSEKFTVVRPATPGYPFMATEFEKMTQDIINGADVQTALNAAVKNIDANQKSNNYFK; encoded by the coding sequence ATGCATTTAGCATCACCTAGAAAGGCTTGGTCAAAGATGACTAACAGAAAACTGTGGCAAAAGATCGCAGCCGTTTCGGCAGCCGGTGTTCTTTTGCTGAGCGCCGGATGCACCAAGGGCAGCACTGGGGCAGGCGGAGATTCCAACACCATTAAGTTGTGGACACACAACGCCGGCAACGAAAAGGAACTCGCTGCGGGTCAGGAAATTGTCGACGACTTCAACGCCAGCCAGGACAAATGGAAGGTAGAAGTTCAAGCATTCCCTCAAGATTCGTATAACCAATCCGTCGTTTCGGCAGCGTCCTCAAAATCACTACCGTGCATTCTTGACGTCGACGCGCCAAACGTTCCCAACTGGGCATGGGCAGGATACCTAGCACCAATTGAAGGCTTAGATGAACGCCTCTCAGAGTTCCTACCATCCACAGTAGGACGCTACAACGACAAAATTTATTCCTACGGCCACTACGATGTGGCGCTAACCATGGTGGCACGCAAGTCTGTCCTAGAAGCTGCCGGGATTCGCGTCGCAACAGTTGAGCAGCCGTGGAACAAAGATGAGTTGATGGATGCCTTGTCAAAGCTCAAGGCAACCAGCAATTACGAATATGTGCTAGATATGGGCACTGGCGGCTCTGGCGAATGGTGGCCTTACGCTTTCAGCCCATTCCTGCAAAGTTTTGGTGGAGATTTAGTCAACCGAGACAACTATGAATCTGCAGAAGGGGTACTCAATGGTCCGGGAGCATTGGCTTGGGGCAACTGGCTTCAAACATTAGTCAATGAGGGCTATATGGCTAAGAAGTCCGGCACCGACTCGACGCTTGACTTCGTCAACGGAAAGACTGCCTTGATGTGGAATGGCGGTTGGGCGGCCAAAGACACCCGTGAAGCATTCGGAGATGATGTCGTCTTCATGCCCCCGCCCGACATGGGTAAAGGCCCGAAAATTGGCGGCGGCTCATGGCAATGGGCGCTTTCTAGCGGGTGCTCAAACCCCGAGGCAGCTCAGGAGTTCATGAAGTTTATGGCTCAAGATAAGTACGTAGTTAGCCTGGCTACTGCCACAAAGACCATTCCTACGACCGCAACCGCGGCCCAGAGCGTTGAGGGCTACGCCACTGGTGGCGAAAATGAGATCTTCCGTCAGCTCTCCGAGAAATTCACCGTGGTTCGCCCAGCGACACCTGGATATCCGTTTATGGCTACTGAGTTCGAGAAAATGACTCAGGACATTATTAACGGCGCCGATGTACAAACTGCCTTAAATGCTGCAGTTAAGAACATTGACGCAAACCAGAAATCCAACAACTATTTCAAATAA
- a CDS encoding LacI family DNA-binding transcriptional regulator, translating into MPSRPTLADVARRAGMSPTAASQVLNAAPGARIAKESAERIRKAADELGYRPNEAARSLRVGKTSTIGFLSHQITLTRYATEMIRGALDAAHAADNVMLITEFGETSSDRDDVIGALLNRLPDGLIVGEMGAKEITVPKSIAKVPYVLANATADGNATSILPAEYEAGLAVVDRLVTAGHRRIAILGNNEKFRSDPWISATIGDRLQGILDGFRRAGIRPAIVVDTPDWEPGDGFKAMASAIDSKMDATAVIALNDRLALGAYEATRANGFTIPGDFSMISFDNDVISEYVHPKLTTMQIPYLQMGELAVQLLLAGKTKLGVQRVPMPLVERDSIAQI; encoded by the coding sequence ATGCCATCAAGGCCGACATTGGCTGACGTAGCTCGGCGCGCCGGAATGTCCCCAACAGCTGCGAGTCAAGTTTTGAACGCGGCTCCTGGAGCACGAATTGCAAAAGAATCAGCTGAAAGAATCCGTAAAGCTGCCGACGAATTGGGGTATCGCCCCAATGAGGCGGCTCGCAGTTTGCGGGTTGGCAAGACCTCAACAATCGGGTTTCTTTCTCATCAAATTACCCTGACTCGCTACGCGACGGAGATGATAAGAGGCGCATTGGACGCCGCTCATGCAGCAGACAACGTAATGTTAATTACAGAGTTTGGCGAAACGTCGAGCGACCGTGATGACGTGATTGGAGCACTGCTAAACCGGTTGCCTGATGGTTTAATCGTGGGGGAGATGGGCGCCAAAGAAATAACGGTTCCCAAATCGATAGCTAAAGTGCCATACGTGTTAGCCAATGCCACAGCTGACGGCAATGCGACAAGTATTCTGCCAGCCGAATATGAGGCGGGGCTCGCTGTTGTTGACAGGTTGGTCACCGCAGGGCATCGACGCATTGCAATTCTGGGCAATAATGAGAAGTTTCGATCTGATCCATGGATTTCGGCAACTATCGGTGACCGTTTGCAAGGTATTTTGGACGGATTTCGGCGCGCAGGTATCCGACCGGCAATCGTGGTTGATACCCCAGATTGGGAACCTGGAGATGGTTTCAAAGCTATGGCTTCGGCAATCGACAGCAAAATGGACGCCACCGCCGTCATTGCATTAAATGACCGGCTGGCTCTAGGTGCTTACGAAGCCACGCGAGCTAATGGCTTCACCATTCCTGGTGACTTCTCCATGATTAGCTTCGATAATGACGTCATATCCGAGTATGTCCATCCGAAATTAACTACGATGCAGATTCCCTATCTACAGATGGGGGAGTTGGCAGTTCAATTATTGCTAGCGGGAAAAACGAAGCTAGGCGTGCAACGTGTTCCCATGCCCCTAGTAGAACGCGATTCCATCGCTCAAATTTAG
- a CDS encoding thiamine ABC transporter substrate binding subunit: protein MFLAVKNLKPFAVAAAFSLALTGCASQAGDSSSSSNSSGDKVVTLLAYDSFPTKDIAPGFEEATGYKLNVLDGADGAELTNKLVVTKDNPLADVALGMDNNVALTAYQADVFEPSDAKIPEGVADYNLSDAPNLVPFDHSQYCLNYDAGWFENNGLTVPEQLSDLIKPEYKNLLVVEDPRKSTPGMGFLTATIAANKDAGDKAWVDYWTKLKDNGVEISAGWTEAFAKFTVNEGGDKPIMAGYSSSAAYPSGEDANQKPIFNIRNIESSCYDVVEYMGMLKGAKNPAGAKALIEYLLGADAQAKVAEANYMYPVNPKAELPEDLATYAPQVKGTGSLDAKMVADNRTTWLKNWADTMGV from the coding sequence ATGTTTCTTGCAGTCAAGAATCTAAAACCATTTGCTGTAGCGGCAGCGTTTAGCTTGGCCTTAACCGGCTGTGCTAGTCAAGCAGGCGATTCGAGTTCGTCGTCAAATTCTAGTGGGGATAAAGTCGTTACTTTGCTCGCCTACGATTCCTTCCCAACCAAGGACATTGCTCCTGGCTTTGAAGAGGCTACAGGCTACAAGCTAAACGTTCTGGACGGGGCGGATGGTGCAGAACTGACTAACAAGCTGGTGGTAACCAAGGATAATCCGCTGGCTGATGTCGCCTTAGGTATGGACAATAATGTCGCGCTGACGGCCTACCAGGCAGATGTTTTTGAGCCATCAGACGCAAAGATTCCCGAAGGCGTAGCAGACTATAACTTGTCGGATGCCCCTAACCTGGTGCCATTTGACCATTCTCAATACTGCCTAAACTACGACGCAGGCTGGTTTGAAAATAATGGCTTAACAGTGCCTGAACAACTATCTGACCTAATTAAGCCCGAGTATAAGAACTTGTTAGTGGTTGAGGATCCCCGCAAGTCCACCCCAGGAATGGGATTTTTGACCGCCACTATTGCAGCCAATAAAGATGCCGGGGACAAGGCCTGGGTTGACTACTGGACGAAGCTAAAAGATAACGGGGTAGAAATTTCTGCCGGTTGGACGGAAGCCTTCGCCAAATTCACTGTCAACGAAGGTGGCGATAAGCCGATAATGGCTGGCTATTCTTCTTCGGCTGCCTATCCAAGTGGTGAGGATGCCAATCAAAAACCCATCTTTAATATTCGCAATATCGAATCGTCCTGCTATGACGTAGTTGAATACATGGGCATGTTGAAGGGCGCCAAGAACCCGGCAGGCGCTAAAGCTTTGATTGAGTACCTGCTAGGCGCGGATGCGCAGGCAAAGGTTGCCGAAGCCAATTACATGTATCCAGTAAATCCAAAAGCTGAACTGCCAGAAGACCTAGCCACCTATGCTCCGCAAGTTAAGGGCACTGGCTCTTTGGACGCCAAAATGGTTGCCGACAATAGGACGACTTGGTTAAAGAACTGGGCAGACACTATGGGTGTCTAA